A stretch of DNA from Thermococcus sp.:
AGGTTCCAGCCTGTGCACAACGGCCACATCAAGGCCCTCGAGTTCGTTTTCTCGCAGGTTGATGAGGTGATCATCGGAATAGGGAGCGCACAGGCAAGCCACACGCTGAAAAACCCGTTCACGACGAGCGAGAGGATGGAGATGCTCATAAGGGCTTTGGACGAGGCAGGATTAACCAAAAAACGCTACTACCTCATCCCGCTCCCGGACATAAACTTCAACGCCATCTGGGCGACCTACGTTGTCAGCATGGTTCCTAAGTTTGACGTCGTCTTTACCGGCAACTCGCTCGTTGCACAGCTATTCCGCGAGAAGGGCTACGAGGTGAT
This window harbors:
- a CDS encoding nicotinamide-nucleotide adenylyltransferase — encoded protein: MVKRGLFVGRFQPVHNGHIKALEFVFSQVDEVIIGIGSAQASHTLKNPFTTSERMEMLIRALDEAGLTKKRYYLIPLPDINFNAIWATYVVSMVPKFDVVFTGNSLVAQLFREKGYEVIVQPMFRKDILSATEIRRRMIEGEPWEELVPKSVAEFIKEIHGVERIRMLATNLEKNEKELQAPIRIPEF